One window from the genome of Oreochromis niloticus isolate F11D_XX linkage group LG20, O_niloticus_UMD_NMBU, whole genome shotgun sequence encodes:
- the LOC102078812 gene encoding uncharacterized protein LOC102078812 isoform X1, producing MGCRLTRTKTKTREPAHHRHREERHYVDEYGQPVAVQVEAKRGHGHRRRRSHCAIECSVPTERHWEALRAMGLMEGEESQGDGYTAGPYYGHMTVSPDLYPPNGHMMMPPDAYPPNGYLPRSSNDQHPGNNYLPSVSYSLDHLDRLDYRGQEMLHYQPNSESCLIGCYGAEEVDPKNFPRQSDYRQPWRSERPLGYLPLSELDSGLGCGPDSPHNRIALSEAETDAMSSLPGHTPSSQGSSSSSESLISSEPSDSGFHSVSTGEHRRLHKIHGGHTHRQAHHLRSGHSPREQRGRWDLESIPETTPMTQPGVPQASHCSVGNSTTTTVHFHRAERSPTLPRHRSPPSPSIGCRTEPCQRRALWLEQQQHRRGGTVEGPGRSRTITDLSEGQRRRRASHPNMTEPNTAQINQPDTTSNALGPRSRASYPNNCHPASHLSIDKTSLTNHQNTMRNSPGSNRSREEDSLSKSPGSGSSGMSDWRGIQTLGNRPGKPKGTCSPFYSTLGAPQRSPRSPPSPRSRLSNQRSVRNQLLRARAYRLARERSEVTTDEEVRGEGGRLGEEEGEDGRLAGRYWSRTERRRHLALSRQHRERRGGGEEQTGSIQGSLSSQTVLELSHMKQNRLRNSKLLDDWTTVEELLTHGTRVESDSQLCPSPLLSVTTV from the exons ACTAAAACCCGTGAACCTGCTCACCACCGACACCGAGAGGAGCGTCACTACGTGGACGAGTATGGCCAGCCGGTCGCTGTGCAGGTGGAAGCTAAAAGGGGGCATGGTCACAGGAGGCGAAGGTCCCATTGTGCAATTGAGTGCAGCGTCCCCACAGAGAGACACTGGGAGGCCCTGAGAGCCATGGGGCTGATGGAGGGAGAGGAAAGTCAGGGAGACGGCTACACTGCAGG GCCTTATTATGGTCACATGACTGTGTCACCTGACCTATACCCTCCCAATGGTCACATGATGATGCCACCTGATGCCTACCCGCCCAATGGCTACCTCCCCAGATCATCAAATGACCAGCACCCAGGCAACAACTACCTGCCCAGTGTGTCCTACAGCTTAGACCACCTGGACAGACTGGACTACCGg GGCCAAGAAATGTTGCACTACCAGCCTAACTCTGAGAGCTGTCTGATTGGCTGTTACGGTGCAGAAGAGGTGGACCCGAAGAATTTCCCCAGACAG tCGGACTATCGTCAGCCCTGGAGGTCTGAACGTCCTCTTGGCTACCTTCCCCTCAGTGAGCTTGACAGCGGATTAGGCTGTGGCCCCGACAGCCCACACAACCGGATAGCGCTCTCCGAAGCTGAGACAGATGCCATGTCATCACTGCCTGGCCACACCCCTTCCTCTCAAggatcctcctcttcctccgaGTCCCTAATCTCCTCTGAACCCAGCGACTCAGGCTTCCACAGTGTCAGCACTGGGGAGCACAGACGGCTACACAAGATTCACGGAGGCCACACTCACCGGCAAGCTCACCATCTTCGCTCAGGCCACTCCCCTCGTGAGCAGAGAGGACGCTGGGATTTGGAGTCGATTCCTGAGACGACACCGATGACCCAACCTGGAGTACCACAAGCATCCCATTGCTCTGTGGGTAACAGCACGACCACAACAGTTCACTTCCACAGAGCTGAGAGGAGTCCCACTTTACCTCGTCACCGTTCACCACCCTCACCCTCTATTG GTTGTCGTACTGAGCCTTGTCAGCGGAGGGCGCTATGgttggagcagcagcagcacagacgaGGCGGGACTGTAGAGGGTCCAGGTAGGAGTCGAACAATAACAGATTTGAGTGAAGGACAGCGGCGCCGCAGGGCGAGTCATCCCAACATGACAGAGCCAAACACAGCCCAGATAAACCAGCCAGACACAACCAGCAATGCACTGGGGCCCAGGAGCAGGGCCAGCTATCCCAATAACTGTCACCCTGCTAGTCATCTGAGCATAGACAAGACGAGTCTGACCAATCACCAGAACACAATGAGAAACAGCCCGGGCTCGAACCGCAGCAGGGAGGAGGACTCGCTCTCTAAGAGCCCTGGATCCGGCTCCAGTGGAATGTCCGACTGGCGTGGCATTCAGACCCTTGGGAATCGCCCTGGCAAGCCAAAGGGCACATGCAGTCCTTTCTACAGCACTCTTGGAGCTCCGCAACGTAGTCCTCGCTCTCCACCCTCACCTCGCTCCAGACTGTCCAATCAGAGGTCAGTCAGGAACCAGCTGCTCAGGGCCCGGGCGTACCGTCTGGCCAGGGAACGCAGTGAGGTCACCACAGACGAGGAGGTGCGAGGAGAGGGAGGCAGACTAggggaggaggaaggagaagaTGGACGGTTGGCGGGCAGATACTGGAGCCGGACGGAAAGGAGACGCCACCTGGCGCTGTCACGCCAACAccgagagaggagaggaggtggGGAGGAGCAAACTGGGAGCATTCAGGGGTCACTGTCATCTCAGACGGTGCTGGAACTGAGCCACATGAAGCAGAACCGACTGAGGAACAGCAAGCTGCTCGATGATTGGACAACAGTGGAGGAGCTGTTGACTCACGGGACTCGAGTGGAGAGCGACAGCCAGCTTTGTCCCAGCCCACTGCTGTCGGTCACTACTGTCTGA
- the LOC102078812 gene encoding uncharacterized protein LOC102078812 isoform X2 yields the protein MGLMEGEESQGDGYTAGPYYGHMTVSPDLYPPNGHMMMPPDAYPPNGYLPRSSNDQHPGNNYLPSVSYSLDHLDRLDYRGQEMLHYQPNSESCLIGCYGAEEVDPKNFPRQSDYRQPWRSERPLGYLPLSELDSGLGCGPDSPHNRIALSEAETDAMSSLPGHTPSSQGSSSSSESLISSEPSDSGFHSVSTGEHRRLHKIHGGHTHRQAHHLRSGHSPREQRGRWDLESIPETTPMTQPGVPQASHCSVGNSTTTTVHFHRAERSPTLPRHRSPPSPSIGCRTEPCQRRALWLEQQQHRRGGTVEGPGRSRTITDLSEGQRRRRASHPNMTEPNTAQINQPDTTSNALGPRSRASYPNNCHPASHLSIDKTSLTNHQNTMRNSPGSNRSREEDSLSKSPGSGSSGMSDWRGIQTLGNRPGKPKGTCSPFYSTLGAPQRSPRSPPSPRSRLSNQRSVRNQLLRARAYRLARERSEVTTDEEVRGEGGRLGEEEGEDGRLAGRYWSRTERRRHLALSRQHRERRGGGEEQTGSIQGSLSSQTVLELSHMKQNRLRNSKLLDDWTTVEELLTHGTRVESDSQLCPSPLLSVTTV from the exons ATGGGGCTGATGGAGGGAGAGGAAAGTCAGGGAGACGGCTACACTGCAGG GCCTTATTATGGTCACATGACTGTGTCACCTGACCTATACCCTCCCAATGGTCACATGATGATGCCACCTGATGCCTACCCGCCCAATGGCTACCTCCCCAGATCATCAAATGACCAGCACCCAGGCAACAACTACCTGCCCAGTGTGTCCTACAGCTTAGACCACCTGGACAGACTGGACTACCGg GGCCAAGAAATGTTGCACTACCAGCCTAACTCTGAGAGCTGTCTGATTGGCTGTTACGGTGCAGAAGAGGTGGACCCGAAGAATTTCCCCAGACAG tCGGACTATCGTCAGCCCTGGAGGTCTGAACGTCCTCTTGGCTACCTTCCCCTCAGTGAGCTTGACAGCGGATTAGGCTGTGGCCCCGACAGCCCACACAACCGGATAGCGCTCTCCGAAGCTGAGACAGATGCCATGTCATCACTGCCTGGCCACACCCCTTCCTCTCAAggatcctcctcttcctccgaGTCCCTAATCTCCTCTGAACCCAGCGACTCAGGCTTCCACAGTGTCAGCACTGGGGAGCACAGACGGCTACACAAGATTCACGGAGGCCACACTCACCGGCAAGCTCACCATCTTCGCTCAGGCCACTCCCCTCGTGAGCAGAGAGGACGCTGGGATTTGGAGTCGATTCCTGAGACGACACCGATGACCCAACCTGGAGTACCACAAGCATCCCATTGCTCTGTGGGTAACAGCACGACCACAACAGTTCACTTCCACAGAGCTGAGAGGAGTCCCACTTTACCTCGTCACCGTTCACCACCCTCACCCTCTATTG GTTGTCGTACTGAGCCTTGTCAGCGGAGGGCGCTATGgttggagcagcagcagcacagacgaGGCGGGACTGTAGAGGGTCCAGGTAGGAGTCGAACAATAACAGATTTGAGTGAAGGACAGCGGCGCCGCAGGGCGAGTCATCCCAACATGACAGAGCCAAACACAGCCCAGATAAACCAGCCAGACACAACCAGCAATGCACTGGGGCCCAGGAGCAGGGCCAGCTATCCCAATAACTGTCACCCTGCTAGTCATCTGAGCATAGACAAGACGAGTCTGACCAATCACCAGAACACAATGAGAAACAGCCCGGGCTCGAACCGCAGCAGGGAGGAGGACTCGCTCTCTAAGAGCCCTGGATCCGGCTCCAGTGGAATGTCCGACTGGCGTGGCATTCAGACCCTTGGGAATCGCCCTGGCAAGCCAAAGGGCACATGCAGTCCTTTCTACAGCACTCTTGGAGCTCCGCAACGTAGTCCTCGCTCTCCACCCTCACCTCGCTCCAGACTGTCCAATCAGAGGTCAGTCAGGAACCAGCTGCTCAGGGCCCGGGCGTACCGTCTGGCCAGGGAACGCAGTGAGGTCACCACAGACGAGGAGGTGCGAGGAGAGGGAGGCAGACTAggggaggaggaaggagaagaTGGACGGTTGGCGGGCAGATACTGGAGCCGGACGGAAAGGAGACGCCACCTGGCGCTGTCACGCCAACAccgagagaggagaggaggtggGGAGGAGCAAACTGGGAGCATTCAGGGGTCACTGTCATCTCAGACGGTGCTGGAACTGAGCCACATGAAGCAGAACCGACTGAGGAACAGCAAGCTGCTCGATGATTGGACAACAGTGGAGGAGCTGTTGACTCACGGGACTCGAGTGGAGAGCGACAGCCAGCTTTGTCCCAGCCCACTGCTGTCGGTCACTACTGTCTGA
- the snx21 gene encoding sorting nexin-21, giving the protein MASRLLDRLKRSLFKDGQGLEPEQEEGGGPEEEAFNQDRWEDELAEDEECVTDRLGGMLCFDGTDGGLEDGAEGEGSGQDSDSDFLGESMEEGPSSMDTSPVGISPVGQSSSSSSSLLTRQLQESWRSLRGLSGGSSVSSVRWQTDSLLFEVTDASVVQDGSSKYVLYTIHVIQSGASDKIPAIITRRYSDFRRLHATLRRKHGEHMERFCFPRRKLRRNFTAETIAKRSRAFEQYLSHLCSLHALRGALCVRQFFYLTDLETGQLLIRAGRYQEALGPLLNAKRLQQKLGWASYYDNQTQAPPPTSSHWFFTLVGLSSCFQQVDQLEEARDHCDHALRVLTPTETQTNTEDKPLPPDNKPFQPSESSRLDDDRPHPLLLPLLRVMVRLSWQTGKDKRQWEELLQHLEERWVGLDNHPTIKEFLVKHNLQDGDGEG; this is encoded by the exons ATGGCGTCTCGGCTGTTGGACCGCCTGAAGCGCTCGCTGTTTAAAGATGGTCAGGGGCTGGAACCTGAGCAGGAAGAAGGTGGCGGGCCGGAAGAGGAGGCGTTTAACCAGGATCGCTGGGAGGACGAGCTGGCGGAGGATGAGGAGTGTGTAACCGATCGGCTCGGAGGGATGCTGTGCTTCGATGGCACGGATGGCGGTCTGGAGGATGGAGCCGAGGGTGAAGGGTCAGGACAGGACAGCGACTCTGACTTCCTGGGAGAGTCGATGGAGGAGGGTCCCAGCAGCATGG ACACCAGTCCTGTGGGTATTTCCCCAGTGGGCCAGtcctcgtcttcctcctcctccctgctgACCCGGCAGCTTCAGGAGAGCTGGAGGAGTTTGCGCGGACTCAGTGGAGGAAGCTCGGTCTCCTCTGTGAGATGGCAGACGGACAGCTTGTTGTTCGAGGTGACCGACGCCAGCGTGGTGCAGGACGGCTCCTCAAAATATGTG CTGTACACGATCCATGTGATCCAGTCTGGCGCGAGCGATAAGATTCCTGCCATCATCACGCGTCGGTACTCTGACTTCCGGCGCCTCCATGCCACTCTTCGCCGTAAACACGGCGAGCACATGGAGCGTTTCTGTTTCCCAC GAAGAAAACTCAGGAGGaacttcacagcagagacgATCGCTAAGCGGAGCCGGGCGTTTGAACAGTACCTGTCTCACCTGTGTTCCCTGCACGCCCTGCGGGGGGCGCTGTGTGTCCGTCAGTTCTTCTACTTAACCGACTTGGAGACTGGACAGCTGCTCATCAG GGCGGGACGTTACCAGGAGGCCTTGGGTCCTCTGCTCAATGCCAAGAGACTGCAGCAGAAACTGGGATGGGCAAGTTACTATGACAACCAGACCCAGGCCCCTCCTCCAACCTCCTCCCATTGGTTCTTCACCCTGGTGGGACTGTCGAGCTGTTTCCAGCAGGTGGACCAGCTGGAGGAGGCCCGAGATCACTGTGACCACGCCCTGCGTGTTCTCACCCCCACCGAAACTCAAACTAACACAGAGGATAAGCCCCTCCCACCTGACAATAAGCCCTTCCAACCGTCAGAGTCATCGCGTCTGGACGACGACAGGCCACACCCACTGCTGTTGCCGCTGTTACGAGTGATGGTTCGGCTGTCGTGGCAGACGGGAAAAGACAAGCGACAGTGGGAGGAGCTTCTGCAGCATCTGGAGGAGCGGTGGGTGGGGCTAGACAATCATCCAACCATCAAAGAATTTCTGGTTAAACACAACCTGCAGGATGGTGACGGCGAGGGCTAA